In the Malania oleifera isolate guangnan ecotype guangnan chromosome 1, ASM2987363v1, whole genome shotgun sequence genome, one interval contains:
- the LOC131153236 gene encoding transcription factor PRE6-like produces the protein MSSRRSRQSGGSRITDDQIIELLSKLQQLLPEIRGSHSDKVSASKVLQETCNYIRSLHREVDDLSERLSQLLATTDADSPQAAIIRSLIM, from the exons ATGTCTAGCAGAAGGTCAAGGCAGTCGGGTGGCTCCAGGATCACAGATGATCAGATAATTGAACTTCTGTCCAAGTTGCAGCAACTTCTTCCTGAGATTCGCGGCAGCCACTCCGATAAG GTGTCGGCATCGAAGGTACTGCAGGAGACCTGCAACTACATCCGTAGCTTGCACAGAGAGGTGGATGACCTAAGCGAGAGACTGTCCCAGCTCCTGGCTACAACAGATGCTGACAGTCCTCAGGCTGCGATAATCAGGAGTTTAATCATGTAA